Proteins from a genomic interval of Sphingobacterium lactis:
- a CDS encoding RNA polymerase sigma factor translates to MEDSLIIAKFADESTREEAFRLLLKKYQQKIYWHVRRMVIDHDDADDVVQDIFIKVWRNLEKFREDSQLYTWLYRIATNECITFLNKKKQKQSVSLDDESSAYLSDSLADGAYFNGDKAQMKLQQALLTLPDKQRLVFNMKYFEDMKYEEISNVLGTSVGALKASYHLAVKKIENFFASND, encoded by the coding sequence ATGGAAGATTCCCTGATTATTGCCAAGTTTGCTGACGAGAGCACTCGCGAAGAGGCTTTCCGCTTACTGCTTAAAAAATATCAGCAGAAAATCTATTGGCATGTCAGAAGAATGGTCATCGATCATGACGATGCCGATGATGTTGTTCAGGATATTTTTATCAAGGTGTGGCGCAATCTGGAGAAATTCAGGGAAGATTCTCAATTATACACCTGGCTGTACCGCATCGCGACAAACGAGTGTATTACCTTCTTGAACAAGAAAAAACAGAAGCAGAGTGTTTCATTGGATGATGAATCCTCTGCTTATCTTTCCGATTCACTTGCCGATGGGGCTTATTTCAATGGCGATAAGGCGCAGATGAAACTTCAACAGGCCTTGCTCACCCTACCGGATAAACAACGCTTGGTCTTCAACATGAAATATTTTGAGGACATGAAGTATGAAGAGATCTCCAATGTATTGGGCACAAGTGTTGGGGCATTGAAAGCCTCATACCATTTAGCAGTGAAGAAAATAGAGAACTTTTTTGCCAGCAACGATTAA
- a CDS encoding aspartate aminotransferase family protein — protein MINNRALFLQNTAQTSDSPRLLEIERAEGIYLYGPQGEKYMDLVSGFNVSNIGHRHPRVLQAIEEQLAKFMHVTVYGEFVQAPQVMFATELLAVLPESFGSVYFTNSGAEAVEGSMKIAKKFTGRREIIAAREAYHGSTQGALSLIGNDAYREAYAPLLPDISFIDYNSQTDLAAITERTAAVIVEAIQGEAGVRVPTATYMKALREKCTETGALLIFDEIQTGFGRTGKLFAFEHFGIVPDILMLAKGIGGGMPLGAFVAPKEIMDVIKANPMLGHITTFGGHPVSCASARASLQVIQEENLVPAVEAKAALFRSELAIPQIREIRGLGLMMCLQLDNFDQVYQVSNYCASKGLIIDWYLHCETALRIAPPLTITEDEIREACKIIREAIAKFC, from the coding sequence ATGATCAATAATAGAGCGCTTTTTTTACAGAATACCGCACAGACATCGGATTCGCCACGTTTGTTGGAGATCGAACGTGCTGAAGGTATCTACCTATATGGCCCACAGGGTGAAAAATACATGGATCTGGTTTCTGGATTCAACGTGAGTAACATTGGCCACCGCCACCCGCGGGTGCTGCAGGCCATCGAGGAACAATTGGCGAAGTTCATGCATGTGACGGTCTATGGTGAATTCGTCCAGGCTCCACAGGTGATGTTCGCTACGGAACTACTGGCGGTGCTGCCGGAAAGTTTTGGATCAGTCTATTTCACGAATTCCGGTGCGGAAGCGGTGGAAGGGTCCATGAAGATCGCGAAGAAGTTTACCGGGCGCCGAGAAATCATTGCTGCCCGTGAAGCCTATCATGGCAGCACACAGGGAGCCTTGAGCCTGATCGGCAATGATGCCTACCGCGAAGCCTACGCTCCGCTCCTACCCGACATTTCCTTTATCGATTACAATAGCCAAACGGATCTTGCCGCAATTACCGAGCGCACCGCAGCGGTCATCGTTGAAGCCATCCAAGGCGAGGCAGGTGTCCGTGTACCGACGGCAACCTATATGAAAGCCCTTCGTGAGAAATGCACCGAGACCGGAGCCCTATTGATATTCGATGAGATTCAGACCGGGTTTGGACGCACCGGGAAACTTTTTGCGTTTGAACACTTTGGGATTGTCCCTGATATCCTGATGTTGGCTAAAGGCATCGGTGGTGGTATGCCTTTGGGGGCATTCGTGGCACCGAAGGAAATTATGGATGTCATCAAGGCCAACCCGATGCTGGGGCATATTACGACCTTTGGGGGCCATCCGGTTAGCTGTGCTTCGGCTAGGGCGTCACTTCAGGTCATCCAGGAGGAAAACCTGGTTCCAGCCGTGGAAGCCAAGGCGGCGTTGTTCCGTTCGGAACTGGCAATCCCACAGATTCGTGAAATCCGCGGTTTGGGGCTCATGATGTGCCTGCAATTGGACAACTTTGACCAGGTATACCAGGTCAGCAATTACTGTGCATCCAAAGGACTTATTATCGACTGGTATCTCCACTGTGAAACAGCCCTACGCATCGCTCCGCCATTGACGATAACGGAAGATGAAATCCGGGAAGCCTGCAAAATTATCCGCGAAGCAATTGCCAAATTCTGTTAG